The window AACTTTGGGCCAGATCGATGTGGATCGGGTTAGACTGCGTGgatcgggctctgataccatgttaagctagatgggcttccaacctaaaaccaattggtgctaagtggagtggcccatccatcttatatattgctaaggatcccttccaatatccgatgtggaacatttatccctaatacgccccctcgagatgatggctctttgagCGTCAATCTCGGAATTTTCGGGCAAGGATCGATGGGCCAACTTTGGGCCAGATCGATGTGGATCGGGTTAGACTGCGTGgatcgggctctgataccatgttaagctagatgggcttccaacctaaaaccaattggtgctaagtggagtggcccatctatcttatatattgctaagGATTCCTTCCACTATCCGATGTGGGATATTTATCCCTAATATTGTCTGAGCATTTTATCAAAAAGAGGAGTGACGTTAGCAATGACGTACTTAACTTATAAGATAATgggaaaaataattatttttctggTTTGTtgtccaaaatatatttttcttttccctCTAGTTTGTTGTTCAAGGTatctttcatttatttatatagaGAACATTAGTAAATCAGTCACTCAAGTGAATCAAACATAaactgaaagaaaaataaacaggAGTATAACCAGAGGGATCGAAGAATGACAGAGAATGAGGGAAAAGTAAAGCTTCTAGGGTGTTGGGCAAGCCCTTTCAGTCGTAGGGTCGAGATGGCTCTCAAACGCAAAGGCATACCATACGAATACTTGGAGGAAGCCTTGCCCAACAAGAGCCCTTTGCTTCTTGAGCTTAACCCATTCACAAGAAGGTTCCCGTTCTTGTACACAACGATAAAATATTACCCGAGTCACATCTAATCCTCAAGTACATCGACGAAACATGGAGTAACAATCCAATTCTACCTCAAGATCCCTACGAGAAAGCCATGGCTCGATTCTGGGCAAAATTCATCGACGAGCAGGTATATCCAACAAAACAtgctaattataaattattatttttttgggtcaaagctAATTCataaatcttttttcttttttttgttgatctTGCAGATTCTTACTGTAGGATTCAGGTCTCTAGTAAAAGCAGAGAAGGGGAGAGAGGTCGTATTGAAGAAGCTCGAGAAAAGTTTGCGTTTCTTGAGAAGGAAGTCACTGGAAAAGATTTCTTCGGTGGCAAGACAATCGGATTTGTGGACATGGTCGCAGGAAGTATAATCCCGTTTTGTTTGGCTCGTCTTTGGGAAGGTATGAGAATAGATGTGATTCCAGAGGACGAGTTTCCAGAGCTAAACAGATGGATCAAAAATCTGAAAGATATTGAGAGCGTGAGGGAATGTATACCTCATAGAGAGAAACAAATTGAGCACATGATGAAAGTTTCAGAGCGATACAAATTGGCCTAGAAGAGAAGATCATCTGAAATGTTTACAATACATATGCTTGCATGGCTTTGTTCTGTAAACGTTTGAAATAAAAGTGGAGTGTAGCTCGTACTGGCAGTAGACACTTTTGTATGATAATGATATCTTAAAAGGTTGacaatatattatatgtttgtaTTTTGATTTGTAGGAAATAAAATGGAAATTGCTAGACAGTTCCATCCACTTAGAGGTGTGAGATTTTTAAGATATTCAGGAATATGTAATCTTTGGTTTAcagtattatataaaaatagatttcCCGTCTCTCAAAGTTACGGAGTCACCTCCATTATTAGTATACATACCCGGTTTAGCGGTTTAGAAGCTAATTTAACTTAGTGGTTTAGTCTTGGTTAGTGTACAGTTTACTATATAAGCAAATGTAAATGTTCATTTCTAAAGTAGAAAAAGATATTTTGTATAACAAActtcttcatctctcccaaaagCTTGTTcgtaatatggtatcagagcttaaatTGAGCTTGATTTTCGCATGATCTAGCTTGATCAAGCTCGTTTTCTGTTCTTCCTCAAGCTTCGATGGTGTCAGTGAAGAAGATTCCTCGTCGATCGAACCGTACCACAACTTCATCGTCTCGGAATGCTCCGATCGCTTCTCCGGCGTCTTCTGGTCCGGATCTTCAGGCTATGCGAGCTTCCACAGGTGTTGTTCCCACGGATTCGATTCACTCACCGTTCTTTATGCATACTTCCGATCATCCAGGTTTACAGCTCATTTCTCTCAAACTTGATGGCTCTAACTTTGATGATTGGGAAGCTGCTTTGAAGATAGCTCTAGATGCGAAGAATAAAATTGGTTTTATCGATGGATCGTTACCTCGTCCTCCGGAATCCGATTTAAACTTTCGCATATGGTCTAGATGCAATAGCCTTGTTAAGTCATGGATTCTTAACTCGGTTTCGACTCAGATCTATCGTAGTATCCTTCGACTGAATGATGCTACTGATATCTGGCGTGATTTACACAGTAGGTTTCATATGACAAATCTGCCTAGAACTTACAACCTTACGCAGGAGATTCAGGATTTACGTCAGGGTTCTTTGACTCTCTCGGATTATTTCACCAAACTCAAGACGCTGTGGAGTAATCTGGAGAACTGTGAAGAAGCTGATGATCCTTGTACCTGTGGTAAAGCACAAAGACTTCAGCAGAAAGCGGAGCGTGCTAAGATTGTGAAGTTTTTGGCAGGGTTGAATGAATCTTATGCTGTGATCAGACGTCAAATCATTATGAAGAAGACGCTTCCTTCTCTTACTGAAGTTTATAACATTTTGGACCAGGATGACAGTCAGAAGAGTTTTGCTACTGCTATCTCTCCGGCTGCTTTTCAGGTATCTTAGACTGTTACTTCAACTCCTGCTTCTTCAGCTATATGTTATGTCCAATCTGGTGCGCATAAAGGCAAGCCTATTTGCTCGTTCTGCAACAAAGTTGGCCATATAGCAGAGAGGTGTTATAAGAAGCATGGTTTTCCACCAGGCTATCTATCTAAAGGCAAGACTCCTGATAAGCTCCAGAAACCGTTACCTGTTGCCGCTCAGATGAACTTGTCTTCTCAGCCTGATGTGAAGTCTGCTAATTTTGATGGACTCATTGGCAATCTCACTAAGGATCAGATCCAAAAGTTCATTGCTATGTTCAGTTCTCAGCTACAGAACACTACAGTCTCGCATACAAATGAAGCTTCTACTTCTCAAGCTCATGATGAGATTACGGGTATCGCTTTCTCTCCGTCTACATTTTGCTTCATTGGTATTTTGACTGTATCTCAAAATATTTTGGGACATGAGACTTGGGTTTTGGATTCAGGAGCTACTCATCATGTTTCTCATGATAGGTCTTTGTTTACTACTTTGGATACATCTATTCAAAGCTCTGTGAATTTACCAAATGGATCTCTGATCAAGATTAGTGGCATTGGCAACATTCGGTTAAACAAACACATTCTTCTCCGAAATGTTTTGTTTATACCTGAGTTTCGTCTACATCTTATCAGTATTAGTTCCTTGACGACTGATCAAGGTTCTAGGGTGATATTTGATCCTTCTTCTTGTGAAATACAGGATCGTACCAAGGCTGTGATGATTGGTCAGGGTAGAAGGATTGGTAACCTGTATGTGCTCGATGTTGAAGACAATTCTACACTGGTTAATGCAGTTGTGGATATTGGAACTTGGCACAACAGGCTCGGTCACGCTTCTCTCTCCCGACTTGATCTGATATCAGAGGATTTGGGAACTACACGACAGAAGAATAAAGGAAATACTTATTGTCATATATGTCATTTGGCGAAGCAGAAGAAATTATCTTTTCCCTCTTCAAACAATATGTGTAATTCGATCTTTGAGCTTTTACACATTGATGTTTG is drawn from Brassica rapa cultivar Chiifu-401-42 chromosome A05, CAAS_Brap_v3.01, whole genome shotgun sequence and contains these coding sequences:
- the LOC117134186 gene encoding uncharacterized protein LOC117134186 — its product is MVSVKKIPRRSNRTTTSSSRNAPIASPASSGPDLQAMRASTGVVPTDSIHSPFFMHTSDHPGLQLISLKLDGSNFDDWEAALKIALDAKNKIGFIDGSLPRPPESDLNFRIWSRCNSLVKSWILNSVSTQIYRSILRLNDATDIWRDLHSRFHMTNLPRTYNLTQEIQDLRQGSLTLSDYFTKLKTLWSNLENCEEADDPCTCGKAQRLQQKAERAKIVKFLAGLNESYAVIRRQIIMKKTLPSLTEVYNILDQDDSQKSFATAISPAAFQVS
- the LOC103868034 gene encoding LOW QUALITY PROTEIN: glutathione S-transferase U1 (The sequence of the model RefSeq protein was modified relative to this genomic sequence to represent the inferred CDS: inserted 2 bases in 2 codons); the encoded protein is MTENEGKVKLLGCWASPFSRRVEMALKRKGIPYEYLEEALPNKSPLLLELNPXHKKVPVLVHNDKILPESHLILKYIDETWSNNPILPQDPYEKAMARFWAKFIDEQILTVGFRSLVKAEKGREVXIEEAREKFAFLEKEVTGKDFFGGKTIGFVDMVAGSIIPFCLARLWEGMRIDVIPEDEFPELNRWIKNLKDIESVRECIPHREKQIEHMMKVSERYKLA